A stretch of DNA from Dehalobacterium formicoaceticum:
ACTGATTGATCCTGTCTATCATTCCACCTGCGGCGGGCGTACAGAAAATGGAGATCAGGTATGGACCCATTCGGTACCATACTTAACAAGTGTTTCCTGTCTGCTGGATCAGGAAGCTCCCAAATATCACGGAGAAATAGCCGTTCCCCTTAATGATTTTCTGGGAAGACTGGATTTAAATTCAAATGCCAAGAGTTTTAATGCTTCTTCTTTGCGTCTGCTCGCAAAAACTGAGACCGGCCGGGTTAAAAGTATCAGTGTTTTGGGCAAAACTTTTTCCGGGGGGGAAATACGAAGTAAATTTGGCTTAAATTCCACAAACTTTACTTGGGAAGTGACCAAGGACGCAGTAGTTTTCCACACTACCGGATATGGCCATGGCGTAGGTTTATGTCAGTATGGTGCCAATGGCATGGCAAAAAACGGGGCCAAGGCGGAAGAAATCCTGCAGCATTATTATCAAGGCATCACCCTTGATAAAATGTACTAGCAGGGAGATATCCTCTTTCTCACGTATAATTTAGCCAAAATATGGTTAAATAGTGGGAGAGAGGTGATTTTTTATGGATGAGATGAAGAAATTGAAGCTGAAAGCTTTGATCGCCGGAATAAAGGAAAAGAAAACGGCGCGGAACTGGTTTGCCATTGGGGCCTTAGTGATTTTGACCCTGGGGGGAACTTTGTTTTTTTGGCCTGATCAGGATATTAATGAAGAAATTGTCTTCACAGAAGAAACATCTGTCGGAAAAATTCCGGATGCTCAGAATACACAGACAATTCCTGCCTTAGCCATAGAAGAAGAATTAACTGAAACTCAAATCCCGGATGATACAGTGGATATAATTGAGGACAGCAGAATGAAATGGCCGGGGCGGGGAGATGTTATTACGGCATACGGTTTTGGCTATTCGGAAACCTTTGATGATTATCGTTTTCACAGCGGCGTAGATATTGCACTTTCTTCAGGTGATGAGGTGCAGGCGGCTTTGCCGGGCACAGTGACAAGCATTACAGAAAATCCCTGGTGGGGTTATGAAGTGGTGATCAAACATGGGGAAGATTTGGAAACGGTATATAAAGGGATCAAGCCTATTCAAGAGGCAGCCGGTTACCAAGTAGCTAAGGGCGATGTAATCGGACAGGTCTTGCCTCGGATTGCATATGAAGGGATGATGAAACCTCATCTGCATTTTGAAATTCATGAATCCGGAATAACAGTAAATCCCATGGAAAAATTAAATTAGGCAAATTTGCCTCTATGTACCCAATGGAAAAGAACTGAGAAGCCTGACGGCTTTTTGGTTCTTTTTTTGTCTTAGTGCCAATATATATTTAAAAAAGACAGTAGGGGAGGCTAGTTTATGCAGGACTACATCCAGAAGCGGGTGCTGGAAATTAGCCAATATATTTTAGAGTCATCGGCGACGGTGAGGCAAACCGCAACGGTATTCGGTGTCAGTAAAAGCACCGTGCACAAGGATGTCACGGAGCGGCTGCCTTTAATAAACGAAATGATTGCAGTCCGCGTCAGAGAAATTTTGGATACCAATAAAGCAGAACGTCACCTGCGAGGAGGCGAAGCAACAAAGAAGAAATACAGTACAAAAAAGAAATAAATCGAAAAATAGAGGATTTTCTTTGTAAAGGAAGAATATTTTGCAAAAGCCTATATCTTTGGTTTATAATAGTAATGTCTGATAAGACAATAGTGGTTAAAATCGAAGGCGCGGCCTTCGTTTTTGCTTGCACTTTCAAAAAGCATAAAATTATTAAGGTTGAAAGTATAAGTGCAACTAAGGCTTCCGCCTGCACCAGAGGCTTGGCACAAGCCAAGTTTTCTTAACATAAAAAGGGACAAGCTAACAAAGGCATGAAAGGAAGAAAAAACACATGTTTAGTCGGTTTAATTTTGGCAATGATATTGGAATCGATTTAGGAACTGCAACAATTTTAGTATATGTTAAAGGCCGGGGCATTGTCCTGAATGAACCATCGGTGGTAGCTATCGACAGAGAATCCGGACATATTTTTGCCGTAGGTGAAGAAGCCAGGCGGATGCTGGGGCGTACCCCGGGGAATATTGTGGCGGTGCGGCCTCTCCGGGAGGGTGTGATTGCAGATTATGATACGACAGAAAAAATGCTCAGGTATTTTATCACCAAAGCCTGCGGCAAAACTTGGCTCTTTAAACCCCGGGTGATGATTTGCATCCCTTCAGGCGTGACGGGAGTGGAGGAAAGAGCAGTTCGACAGGCGGCCGTATCAGCCGGTGCCAGACAAGCCTATTTGATCGAAGAACCCTTGGCCGCGGCTTTAGGTGCCGGATTGGATATTTCTCAGGCCAGCGGCAACATGATTATTGATATTGGCGGCGGCACCACAGATATTGCGGTGCTTTCCTTAGGCGGCATTGTATGCAGCCAATCCCTGCGGGTTGGAGGGGATAAATTTGATGAGGCGATTGTCCGTTTTATTCGCCGGGAACATAACCTGATGATTGGGGAACGAACGGCGGAAGAATTAAAAATAGGAGTGGGCACAGCCTATCCCCAAGGTCTTGAGGAAAATAAGGTCATGGAAGTACGGGGGCGGGATTTAATTTCCGGCTTGCCGAAAACGATTGTGATCTCTTCCCGAGAATGTTATGAAGCCATAGCGGAAACGGTAGATGCGGTAGTGATGGCGGTCAAAGAGGTGCTGGAGAAAACGCCGCCTGAATTATCGGCAGATATCATTAATAAGGGCATTGTCATGACTGGTGGCGGGGCCTTGTTAAACGGACTGGATGTATTGCTGGCCAGAGAAACAGGATTGCCGGTATATGTTGCCGATGACCCCGTTTCTTGTGTGGCTTCAGGAACCGGGAAAGCTTTATCACAGCTCCATGTGCTGCAGAGAACCGGAAGTTTTAAAAAAGAATAAACATCGTTTCCCCCGCAGGTACGGGGGATTTTCTTTGCCTATTTTTCTATGTTTCCGGCGGCACCAACACGATTTTTTAGACAGGATGACAGGAATATGCTATTATATGTAGAATATAAGAATGATATGACTAAAATTAGCTGGCATGTTGTTTTAAGGAGAATTAAGTATGATTACGATCCGACGTTTATCCTTTTTATTCCTCGCCATGTTTTTACTGGGGTTTTATTTTGGTCCTAAGGTGTCGGCAAATTTTTTATCTCCCGGCTCTGCAGAGGATCCTTTGGTGACGCAGAAGTGGGTAGATCAATACGTTGCTGAAGCCTTTTCTCCTATTCGGGAGCGCATTGCATCCGCGAACTTGAAACTGGAAGGCCTGGGTGCCCTGATCACGAAAATCGAAAACCGCTCCCGCCCGACCATCATATTAACGGTGGGATCTGTCAAAGGATTTGTTGATGATCTGGAATATACTTTAGATGCAGCACCTTTTATTGTATCCGGGCGTATCCTCTTGCCCTTGCGCTTTGTAGGGGAAGCTTTTGGGGTTGATTTCGCCTGGGATCATAATGCCAAAAGTGTTGCTTATCAATCTCCGGAAGGAAAAGTTATCTTGACTATCGGTGAAAAAACTGCCCAGTTAGGAAAAAATCAGGTGGCATTAGATGTTTCGGGAACCATTGTTGCCGGGAGAACCTTTGTGCCTCTTCGTTTTATCGGGGAATCCTTGGGAGCCAAGGTCACCTGGTATGGGGAAAAGAAACAAGCAGTGCTTAAATAATCCGGATCCGATGAAAAGTTTGAGGGAAACTTCAATACATTTAGACAGAGATAGTTAGGAGAGGTTACTAAGTGGAAAAATTAGATGATGAGTTTTGGGGCAATAATGGAACATATGAAATCAATAAACATCCCAAAACCCCTGAGAAAAATGCCAAATTTTTTCTCATGATGCTTTTTTGCATGGCATTCTTTCTGTGGGGCGGTTTCCAATTGTCTTATCTCTATCCGTTAGAGATTACAGAAGCACGGCCGCAGCCGCCTGTTGGGGAGGAATCACCCCCGGCCGTTGTTCCTGATGAAGAAAGCAAAGGGAAAGAAATTATTTTGGTGGTGGGGAGTGATAGCCGGAATGGTGAGCCTGCCCGTTCTGATACTATCATTTTGGTATTTTTGGATAAAGAGCAAAAATCAGTAGGAGTATTAAGCATTCCCCGGGATACCTATGTTAATATTGTGGGTAAGAATCTTAAAACTAAAATTAATCATGCCCACGCCTATGGAGGCATTGAAATGACCAAGGATACGGTGGAGGAGTTTTTGGATATTAAAATAGACCGTTACGTAGATATGAATTTTAAGGGTTTTGTCAAGCTCGTTGATGCTTTAGGGGGCATCGAGGTAGACGTGGAAAAGAGGATGTATAAACCGTCGGAAAATATTAACCTCAAAAAAGGCGAACAGAAATTAAACGGTGAACAAGCCTTGGCTTATGTGCGTTTTCGCGATGACGGCAAGGGTGATTTGGGCCGGGTTGAAAGGCAGCTTAAGTTTATTTCTATTTTAGCAGATCGTTTGACAAGTCTGAATACCCTATGGAAGATCCCCCAACTGGTGGGTATTTTCCAGGATAATGTGGAAACAGATCTTGCGCTAAAGGAAATGCTGTCTCTGGCTAATACTTATAAAAATTTTGATGCTGCCCAGTTAAGAACAGACATGTTACCGGGCGAGGGGAAATATATTAATGATGTCAGCTACTTTATCCATTATCCCAACGAAACTGCCCAATTAGTAGACGAGTTCCAATCCGGGGATGTACCCGTAGAAAATAAACAGGAAGAAACACAAAAGGGGCTGGAATAATGGCTTCATTAAAGATCCTGGGCGTCCGGGTGGACAAGGTTGATATGCTGGAAGCCCTGTGTTTGGTGGATTCATACATTCAGGAAGGAAGCTTTCACCATGTAATCACCTTGAATGCAGAGATTATTTATCAGGCACAATCTAATGAAGAGCTGAAGGATCTGATCAACGGAGCGGATCTGGTGACCCCTGATGGGTCCGGGATCGTATGGGCTGCCGGTTATCTGGGAGAGCCGGTAGCAGAGCGGGTCACAGGCATTGATTTAATGCTGGAGATATGTAAACAAGCCCATCATAACGGCTGGCGCATCTTTTTGTTGGGAGGAGCACCCGGCGTGGCTGAGGAAGCGGCACAAGCCCTAAAGAAAGATCAGCCTAATATCAATATTGTCGGTACCCATCATGGCTATTTCCAGCAAAGGGAAGAGGAAGCTATGCTGGCACAGATTAGAAAAGCCGAGCCTGATTTGATCTTTGTCGCTCTAGGTGCCCCCCGGCAAGAATTTTGGATTCGTGCCCATCGGGAGCAATTACCTGTAAAGATTGCGATTGGAGTGGGAGGGAGTTTTGACGTGGTCTCAGGCCGGGTAAAAAGAGCCCCCCTATGGATGCAGAAGATGAAATTGGAATGGCTGGCGCGGCTGCTTAAGGAGCCCTGGCGCTTTAAGAGAATGCTTTCTTTGCCCAAATTCGTGCTGATGGTGATTAAATCCAAGAGTGAGCTGGAAGCAAAGAAAAAATTAGAAAAGAAAAAAAAATTACCTTAAACATGATATAACAACCAACAACCCATAGCCGGGTTGTTTTTTTATTTCGGAAAGTACGGACAGCTTTTGAGCTTTGGGGGCGTAATGATATGTAAAGGCATTTCCACGAGGATCCCTTTGGAAATTTAACCCTTGTATCCTGTTTCTTTTCCCGTTATAAGAGAAAAGGTTTTTCCCTCCAGGGGAGTTTTTAAAGCAATTATTGAAGGTTGCTAAAGGGAAAAAATAAAACAAAAAAAGTTTTAAAAAAGATGCAAGAAAATATCAACTTCCGTTGTATTTATCTATGTAAGGTTAAAAACACCTTATAAGTGCAAGTGGTTACCAAGTTTCTAAAGGGGCTAGCCTTTAGACGTTTAGAAAAATTTAATGAAGGGAGTGGTCATGAAAACAACTGGGTAGCAGCTTTTGTTTTAGAAGTAAGGAGAAACCAAAAAAGAAAAAAAGGGGGATTTACACTTGAATAAGAAGTTACTTACAGCTCTGCTTGTGCTGGCAATGTTATTTAGCTTCGGGACTGCAGCTTTTGCAGCAACCTTCAGCGATATAGCTGACCTGAGCAAAGACACGCAAGCAAGCATTGCCAAATTGAATGCACTGAACATAATTAATGGTTATCCCGATGGCACATTTAAACCTGCCAACAACATAACCAGAGCCGAATTTGCTAAAATTGCCTGCATCGCAGGGGGAATGGGTAC
This window harbors:
- the spoIID gene encoding stage II sporulation protein D; protein product: MKKFSLFLLFAFALGVFLLLKYFGPWESGSIGGPLIHVYLVAENKTLQMPLEDYLVGVLAAEVPARFEEEALKAQAIAARTYALKKTEAFKDGGNPVHPQGEVCTNPGHCQGWLSSKEMKEKWGWLKYREYERKLQHALRETQGVVAKFQGRLIDPVYHSTCGGRTENGDQVWTHSVPYLTSVSCLLDQEAPKYHGEIAVPLNDFLGRLDLNSNAKSFNASSLRLLAKTETGRVKSISVLGKTFSGGEIRSKFGLNSTNFTWEVTKDAVVFHTTGYGHGVGLCQYGANGMAKNGAKAEEILQHYYQGITLDKMY
- a CDS encoding M23 family metallopeptidase encodes the protein MDEMKKLKLKALIAGIKEKKTARNWFAIGALVILTLGGTLFFWPDQDINEEIVFTEETSVGKIPDAQNTQTIPALAIEEELTETQIPDDTVDIIEDSRMKWPGRGDVITAYGFGYSETFDDYRFHSGVDIALSSGDEVQAALPGTVTSITENPWWGYEVVIKHGEDLETVYKGIKPIQEAAGYQVAKGDVIGQVLPRIAYEGMMKPHLHFEIHESGITVNPMEKLN
- the spoIIID gene encoding sporulation transcriptional regulator SpoIIID, with the translated sequence MQDYIQKRVLEISQYILESSATVRQTATVFGVSKSTVHKDVTERLPLINEMIAVRVREILDTNKAERHLRGGEATKKKYSTKKK
- a CDS encoding rod shape-determining protein; the protein is MFSRFNFGNDIGIDLGTATILVYVKGRGIVLNEPSVVAIDRESGHIFAVGEEARRMLGRTPGNIVAVRPLREGVIADYDTTEKMLRYFITKACGKTWLFKPRVMICIPSGVTGVEERAVRQAAVSAGARQAYLIEEPLAAALGAGLDISQASGNMIIDIGGGTTDIAVLSLGGIVCSQSLRVGGDKFDEAIVRFIRREHNLMIGERTAEELKIGVGTAYPQGLEENKVMEVRGRDLISGLPKTIVISSRECYEAIAETVDAVVMAVKEVLEKTPPELSADIINKGIVMTGGGALLNGLDVLLARETGLPVYVADDPVSCVASGTGKALSQLHVLQRTGSFKKE
- a CDS encoding copper amine oxidase N-terminal domain-containing protein; this encodes MITIRRLSFLFLAMFLLGFYFGPKVSANFLSPGSAEDPLVTQKWVDQYVAEAFSPIRERIASANLKLEGLGALITKIENRSRPTIILTVGSVKGFVDDLEYTLDAAPFIVSGRILLPLRFVGEAFGVDFAWDHNAKSVAYQSPEGKVILTIGEKTAQLGKNQVALDVSGTIVAGRTFVPLRFIGESLGAKVTWYGEKKQAVLK
- a CDS encoding LCP family protein; its protein translation is MEKLDDEFWGNNGTYEINKHPKTPEKNAKFFLMMLFCMAFFLWGGFQLSYLYPLEITEARPQPPVGEESPPAVVPDEESKGKEIILVVGSDSRNGEPARSDTIILVFLDKEQKSVGVLSIPRDTYVNIVGKNLKTKINHAHAYGGIEMTKDTVEEFLDIKIDRYVDMNFKGFVKLVDALGGIEVDVEKRMYKPSENINLKKGEQKLNGEQALAYVRFRDDGKGDLGRVERQLKFISILADRLTSLNTLWKIPQLVGIFQDNVETDLALKEMLSLANTYKNFDAAQLRTDMLPGEGKYINDVSYFIHYPNETAQLVDEFQSGDVPVENKQEETQKGLE
- a CDS encoding WecB/TagA/CpsF family glycosyltransferase, with the protein product MASLKILGVRVDKVDMLEALCLVDSYIQEGSFHHVITLNAEIIYQAQSNEELKDLINGADLVTPDGSGIVWAAGYLGEPVAERVTGIDLMLEICKQAHHNGWRIFLLGGAPGVAEEAAQALKKDQPNINIVGTHHGYFQQREEEAMLAQIRKAEPDLIFVALGAPRQEFWIRAHREQLPVKIAIGVGGSFDVVSGRVKRAPLWMQKMKLEWLARLLKEPWRFKRMLSLPKFVLMVIKSKSELEAKKKLEKKKKLP